The Nitrospirae bacterium YQR-1 genome has a window encoding:
- the tadA gene encoding Flp pilus assembly complex ATPase component TadA produces MERPPKKLGEILKDKGYVTDEMFAVAMTQQKITDQLLGVTLQKLGFVTPKEMAEVLAEQAGVPYVNLSEYHIAEELLRKIPRDMAERLECLPLSTEDGHVNIGLTNPNNIVALDTMRKLLKMQVKVNLVDSDSLNDSIERMYYFMENPIAQQIDNVIKEIVSVTVPQPASVSALTELIIKEGLRRAATDIHLSPSEETLHVFYRVDGVMHHAACVPKNAQNGIISKIKVLSNLDIAEQRLPQDGFFGFTFLKKNLDMRVSTLPTIYGENVVIRVLSGTGPVLRFDSLGFDENNTKKLKYLFNKPYGIILITGPTGSGKTTTLYSALRQIDLLGKNVLTVEDPVEYRLNFVRQTQVNLKSGYDFSRAGRTFMRQDPDVMLLGEIRDEETAHIAVRASITGHLVLSTLHTNDAVTAIPRLADLGVDKFNIAASVLGIVAQRLVRKICNNCKVKYTLDDGELEYFRQAGYGTGITEAYRGRGCLACQRSGYAGRTVVGEILILDDELRDMIAGGESVLYLKRKALEKAMKSMQANAIDKLSVGITSLEEILRVVG; encoded by the coding sequence GTGGAAAGACCACCAAAAAAATTAGGTGAAATTTTAAAAGATAAGGGCTACGTAACCGACGAGATGTTTGCGGTAGCCATGACCCAGCAAAAGATAACCGACCAATTGCTTGGCGTAACCCTGCAGAAACTTGGGTTTGTGACTCCTAAGGAAATGGCTGAGGTACTTGCCGAACAGGCCGGTGTGCCGTATGTTAATCTCTCTGAATACCACATCGCAGAGGAGCTCTTAAGAAAGATTCCCCGCGATATGGCTGAGAGGCTTGAATGTCTGCCGCTTTCCACAGAAGATGGACATGTCAACATAGGGCTCACTAATCCAAACAATATTGTAGCTTTGGATACAATGAGAAAACTTCTGAAAATGCAGGTTAAGGTCAATCTTGTTGACTCCGACAGCTTAAACGACTCGATAGAGCGCATGTACTATTTCATGGAAAACCCAATCGCCCAGCAGATAGATAACGTTATTAAGGAAATAGTCTCTGTAACTGTGCCACAACCGGCCTCTGTTTCCGCCCTGACTGAGCTTATCATCAAAGAGGGGCTAAGACGGGCTGCAACAGATATACATCTGAGTCCGTCTGAGGAAACCCTGCATGTGTTTTACCGCGTGGATGGCGTTATGCATCACGCCGCCTGTGTTCCCAAAAATGCCCAAAACGGTATTATCTCTAAAATTAAGGTGCTCTCCAATCTTGACATTGCAGAGCAAAGACTGCCACAGGACGGGTTCTTTGGGTTTACTTTTCTTAAAAAAAACCTGGATATGAGAGTTTCCACCTTGCCCACCATTTATGGAGAGAATGTGGTAATAAGGGTACTCTCCGGCACAGGCCCTGTACTAAGGTTTGACTCTCTGGGGTTTGATGAAAACAACACCAAAAAACTTAAATACTTGTTTAATAAACCCTATGGGATCATTCTTATAACAGGCCCTACGGGAAGTGGTAAGACAACCACGTTGTACTCGGCCCTGAGGCAGATAGACCTGTTGGGGAAAAATGTTTTGACAGTTGAGGACCCTGTGGAGTACCGTTTAAACTTTGTGCGGCAAACACAGGTGAATTTAAAATCAGGGTATGATTTTTCACGGGCAGGCAGGACCTTTATGAGACAGGACCCGGACGTTATGCTCCTGGGTGAGATACGTGATGAGGAGACGGCTCACATTGCCGTAAGGGCCTCAATCACAGGGCACCTTGTTCTTTCCACACTGCACACCAATGATGCAGTTACGGCAATACCCAGGCTTGCTGATTTAGGAGTGGATAAATTCAACATAGCTGCCTCAGTGTTAGGGATAGTGGCGCAGCGGCTGGTTCGTAAAATTTGCAACAACTGTAAAGTTAAATACACGCTGGATGACGGCGAACTGGAATATTTCAGGCAAGCCGGTTATGGCACCGGCATTACGGAGGCATATAGGGGTAGGGGCTGTTTGGCATGTCAAAGGAGCGGTTATGCGGGGAGAACCGTGGTGGGAGAGATTCTGATTCTTGATGATGAGCTAAGGGATATGATAGCAGGCGGGGAGAGCGTTCTATATTTAAAGCGGAAAGCCCTTGAAAAGGCAATGAAATCTATGCAGGCCAATGCAATAGACAAGCTCTCAGTGGGGATAACCTCGTTGGAGGAAATCTTGAGGGTAGTGGGGTAG
- a CDS encoding type II secretion system F family protein: MPSYAYKAVDENGDILKGIIEAEDVSTFNNTMQLSRLHVISVKEKTGGGVLPSVNIFGKKIQRKDIIELATNLAVMIDAGLPLLTAFDDLITTTELPFFKQKLITIRRQVMLGSSLSDAITQERDIFPDIFIRLVRIGEETGSLGKSLKDVAEHLQRMEDLASAIKRALMYPTFALITTSGALFFWLVVVMPKMAVLFEDMGVALPLITQVLIKTSKSAESNWYIILAVPVALSALFKYLGRYEKFQYFLDYTALKMPIIKLISYNKVLALFSEQMRILLVAGITINRSFELLQETIGNMVFSRAFVRVNDLILSGVSVGDSLRLQRIFPVLVVRMVSVGEASGSLDAQFGFLSEYFLKKLDDISQKMSKLIEPVVMVFVGIMFTIMIVGVFAPIYDLISGVGAQQ, translated from the coding sequence GTGCCAAGTTATGCTTATAAGGCGGTAGATGAAAACGGAGACATCCTTAAGGGGATAATAGAGGCCGAGGATGTGTCAACTTTTAATAATACCATGCAGCTGTCCCGTCTTCATGTTATTTCGGTAAAAGAGAAAACAGGCGGCGGAGTTCTTCCGTCAGTCAATATATTTGGAAAGAAAATTCAGAGGAAAGACATAATAGAGCTTGCCACAAATCTTGCTGTTATGATAGATGCCGGCCTGCCGTTGCTTACAGCCTTTGATGATTTAATAACAACCACTGAGCTGCCCTTTTTTAAGCAGAAACTCATCACGATAAGAAGACAGGTGATGCTTGGGTCGTCTCTGTCGGATGCGATAACGCAGGAGCGGGACATATTTCCTGATATCTTTATCCGGCTTGTGCGCATTGGTGAGGAGACTGGTTCACTGGGTAAGAGTTTAAAGGATGTGGCGGAGCATCTTCAGAGGATGGAGGATCTGGCATCGGCAATAAAGCGGGCTCTTATGTATCCCACCTTTGCGTTGATAACAACAAGCGGAGCGCTTTTTTTCTGGTTAGTCGTTGTTATGCCAAAAATGGCCGTGCTTTTTGAAGACATGGGGGTAGCACTGCCTCTTATCACACAAGTTCTTATAAAGACAAGCAAATCAGCTGAGAGTAACTGGTATATTATTCTGGCGGTGCCTGTCGCTTTGTCAGCGCTTTTTAAGTATTTGGGGCGGTACGAAAAATTTCAATACTTTTTGGACTATACTGCTTTAAAAATGCCGATAATTAAGCTCATAAGTTATAATAAGGTGCTTGCTTTGTTTTCAGAGCAGATGAGAATTCTTCTGGTAGCAGGGATAACGATAAACAGATCGTTTGAGCTTCTTCAGGAGACTATCGGCAATATGGTGTTTTCGAGGGCATTCGTAAGGGTCAATGATTTGATACTAAGTGGAGTTAGTGTGGGGGATTCCCTCAGATTGCAAAGGATCTTTCCAGTATTAGTGGTAAGGATGGTAAGTGTGGGAGAGGCAAGCGGTAGTTTGGATGCACAGTTTGGGTTTTTATCGGAATATTTCCTAAAAAAACTGGATGATATATCGCAGAAGATGAGTAAGTTGATAGAGCCGGTGGTTATGGTGTTTGTGGGAATAATGTTTACGATAATGATAGTGGGGGTCTTTGCGCCCATCTATGATCTTATCTCCGGTGTTGGGGCACAACAATGA
- a CDS encoding AAA family ATPase has protein sequence MDLTEYFGFTEEPFKITPDPKYFFPSGCHKECLSSLEYSFRQREGFTLITGEPGTGKTTLLNLFIEKMKDRAEIAVILTPRLSPQEMLFAIIDDLGLTTETKNKNDVISRFRNFLVEMNATGKPVIIIVDEAQGLSIDTLEELRLLSNLETHKEKLLHIVLFGQPELDDKLRTEQLRQLKQRIITRCTLGHLDATETYDYITYRIMKAGGTSIKFDDGARKEIFIKSRGIPRLINILCTRVLMVVYVKETREITKEVVALAFQSLSPEEDGKQSKKSVKYIAIAALILVVITGVFVTLKNRISADKTQIETVVKRALETPKPAPGQLPSEAVADNVTVNESVSADNRSVDNMTQVIQQAVAPAESDRPAVVQNVAPADEAVKVSPSPVRAKSAVVEVKYNIVNMRQKPDSKSLIIAYLKKEDRPVVVDKFQSADGKYWYRVKTPDGKVGWISEVAVGVK, from the coding sequence GTGGATTTGACAGAGTATTTTGGATTTACAGAGGAACCGTTTAAGATAACTCCCGATCCTAAGTATTTTTTCCCGTCGGGCTGCCACAAGGAGTGTCTGTCGTCACTGGAGTATTCATTCAGGCAGAGGGAGGGTTTTACACTAATAACTGGTGAGCCCGGCACGGGTAAGACCACGCTGCTGAATCTTTTCATAGAAAAAATGAAGGACAGGGCGGAGATAGCGGTGATTTTGACGCCCAGGCTTTCACCGCAGGAGATGCTCTTTGCCATAATTGATGATTTGGGACTGACAACGGAGACAAAAAACAAAAACGATGTAATCAGCCGGTTCAGAAACTTTTTGGTAGAGATGAATGCAACAGGAAAGCCGGTAATAATAATTGTGGATGAGGCACAGGGGCTTTCAATTGATACGCTTGAGGAATTGCGGCTGCTGTCAAATCTTGAGACACACAAGGAAAAACTCTTGCATATAGTGCTTTTTGGGCAGCCGGAGCTTGATGATAAACTCAGGACTGAGCAGTTACGCCAGCTAAAGCAAAGAATCATTACGAGGTGTACTTTAGGGCATCTGGATGCAACAGAGACATATGATTACATAACGTACCGGATAATGAAAGCCGGAGGGACATCAATAAAATTTGATGACGGGGCAAGGAAGGAAATTTTTATAAAAAGCCGCGGGATACCCCGATTAATCAACATTCTCTGTACAAGGGTTTTAATGGTGGTTTATGTAAAGGAAACCAGGGAGATAACGAAAGAGGTTGTGGCTTTGGCGTTTCAGAGTTTATCGCCGGAAGAGGACGGGAAGCAATCAAAAAAATCAGTAAAATATATAGCAATTGCGGCTCTGATACTTGTTGTAATAACCGGAGTGTTTGTTACATTAAAAAACCGGATTAGTGCCGATAAAACTCAGATTGAAACAGTAGTTAAGCGTGCTCTTGAGACTCCAAAGCCTGCTCCTGGACAGTTACCCTCTGAAGCAGTGGCGGACAATGTGACGGTAAATGAGTCCGTTTCGGCAGATAACCGGAGCGTAGATAACATGACTCAGGTAATACAACAAGCTGTTGCGCCTGCGGAGAGTGACAGACCGGCGGTTGTACAAAATGTAGCTCCTGCAGATGAGGCGGTAAAAGTGTCGCCGTCGCCTGTAAGAGCAAAGAGCGCTGTGGTGGAGGTTAAGTACAATATTGTCAATATGAGACAAAAACCTGATTCCAAATCCCTGATAATCGCCTATCTGAAAAAAGAGGACAGGCCGGTTGTAGTTGACAAGTTCCAGAGTGCTGATGGAAAATACTGGTACAGAGTTAAAACGCCGGATGGCAAAGTAGGCTGGATTTCTGAGGTGGCGGTAGGTGTTAAATGA
- a CDS encoding acetolactate decarboxylase yields MLNEQRIDGEDSYVKTFFLVLVMGLLVFVATGECAQKEGSVEFEGAQRTFFKTGKAEAVMSLEPLSGRKSLFAIGPVDGLDGEITIFDSKPYITKVRGSDYTLDQTFNHSAAFLVWTEQPLWQDIPIPASVKDYAGLQQFIKTKAAEAGIDVNIPFAFLISGIADMIKWHINTDRTDGKPITKELFAKSKESYITKNEPVDIIGFYSESHHGQFISEYAPAIKPESEAKNAIHIHLVSRVSKASGHIDDLTLGKDMILRLPKQ; encoded by the coding sequence GTGTTAAATGAGCAGAGGATTGACGGAGAGGATAGCTACGTGAAAACATTTTTTTTAGTGCTTGTAATGGGTTTACTTGTATTTGTTGCCACAGGTGAGTGTGCACAAAAAGAGGGTTCTGTGGAATTTGAAGGTGCTCAAAGGACTTTTTTTAAGACAGGCAAGGCGGAAGCGGTTATGTCTTTGGAACCACTCTCAGGACGTAAGAGTTTATTTGCTATCGGACCGGTTGACGGCTTGGACGGTGAGATTACAATTTTTGATTCCAAACCATACATCACAAAGGTACGTGGCAGTGATTACACATTAGACCAAACATTCAACCACAGCGCCGCATTTCTTGTTTGGACGGAGCAGCCTCTTTGGCAGGATATACCTATTCCGGCTTCAGTTAAAGATTATGCCGGCCTGCAGCAGTTTATAAAAACAAAAGCGGCAGAGGCCGGTATTGATGTAAATATACCTTTTGCGTTTTTGATAAGCGGCATTGCCGATATGATTAAATGGCATATCAACACAGATAGGACAGACGGTAAACCTATTACCAAAGAACTCTTCGCTAAATCAAAGGAATCGTATATCACAAAGAATGAACCGGTTGACATTATCGGATTTTACTCGGAGAGCCATCACGGACAATTCATAAGCGAGTATGCCCCTGCAATAAAACCTGAATCGGAAGCCAAAAACGCTATCCACATTCATCTGGTTTCAAGGGTTAGTAAGGCCTCAGGGCATATTGACGACTTGACTTTAGGGAAAGATATGATACTCCGCCTTCCAAAACAGTGA